In the Paenibacillus sp. FSL R7-0337 genome, AAGACGCTTTTTGTTTTTCTAGGTATGCTAGGTAATGAGAAATTATTCCCGCTCTGGCTAATATCCTTCCTTGACGGACGGTGAGCCGCTTCTGCTTGGTCAAAGACTTGGGAATATAGTATAATAAATTAGCGACAAATGCCGGAAAGCGGCAGCCTGAGAGAGGGTAATGCATAGTGGAACATATCGCGCTGTACCGTGCCTGGCGGCCGCAGTCGTTTCAAGATATGGTTGGGCAGCAGCATATTATCCAGACGCTGCAGAATGCGATCCGTGAACAGCGGGTTTCGCATGCCTATCTGTTCAGCGGACCGCGGGGAACCGGTAAGACGAGTGCGGCCAAGGTATTGGCCAAGGCAGTCAATTGCGAGCGGGGCCCGGGTCCTGAGCCCTGCAATGAGTGTCCGTCTTGTCTGAGGATTACGGCAGGCAACATCATGGATGTTCAGGAGATAGATGCGGCATCCAACCGGGGCGTTGAAGAGATTCGCGATCTGCGGGATAAGGTGAAATATGCACCTACCGAAGTACGCCGTAAAGTGTATATTATTGATGAAGTGCATATGCTGACAACAGAGGCATTCAATGCCCTGCTGAAGACGCTCGAAGAGCCTCCGCAGCATGTGATGTTTATACTGGCGACCACCGAGCCGCACAAGCTGCCGGCTACGATCATCTCGCGTTGTCAGCGGTTTGACTTCCGCCGGGTCTCGCTGGAGGAACAGACGGGCCGCTTGACTGAGATTTGCCAGAAGGAAGGCATTACAGCAGATGCAGATGCTCTCCAGTATATTGCTCGCCTGTCTGACGGCGGGATGCGCGATGCGCTTAGCATTCTGGATCAGATCTCTTCCTTCACAGACGGGAATGTGACCTATCAGCAGGTGCTGGGAATGACCGGGGGCATCCCCTCCGAGCAGTTCGCGCGTCTGGCGAACGCTATTCTTGAGAGTGACATGGGACAGCTGCTGGAGCTTGTGGAACAGATGATGCATGAGGGCAAGAGCGCAGATAAATGCTTGGAGAATCTTCTGTATTATTTCCGTGATTTACTGATGATCAAGATGGTGCCTGGAGCAAACCAGCTAACGGACCGCGTGCTTAATCCGGCCGATTTCCGTGATATGGCTGAGGCCTTTACCCGTGACAGGTTATTCCTGATTGTAGAGACGCTGAGCCGCTATCTGGGAGAGATGAAGTATGCGACCCATCCACAGACTATATTCGAGGTAGCGCTGATGAAGCTGTGCAGCGGTCCGCAGGGTGCTGCTGCTCCGTCTGTAGGTGATCCGGTAGTGAATTCGGCCGCACCTGCAGCCGCGAATGGTTCTCCTCAGGTACAGTCCGGTGAGCTGGATCAGCTCAGACGGCAGATTGCCGCACTGGAGAAGAAGC is a window encoding:
- the dnaX gene encoding DNA polymerase III subunit gamma/tau; translation: MEHIALYRAWRPQSFQDMVGQQHIIQTLQNAIREQRVSHAYLFSGPRGTGKTSAAKVLAKAVNCERGPGPEPCNECPSCLRITAGNIMDVQEIDAASNRGVEEIRDLRDKVKYAPTEVRRKVYIIDEVHMLTTEAFNALLKTLEEPPQHVMFILATTEPHKLPATIISRCQRFDFRRVSLEEQTGRLTEICQKEGITADADALQYIARLSDGGMRDALSILDQISSFTDGNVTYQQVLGMTGGIPSEQFARLANAILESDMGQLLELVEQMMHEGKSADKCLENLLYYFRDLLMIKMVPGANQLTDRVLNPADFRDMAEAFTRDRLFLIVETLSRYLGEMKYATHPQTIFEVALMKLCSGPQGAAAPSVGDPVVNSAAPAAANGSPQVQSGELDQLRRQIAALEKKLEQAIQAGGVAGGGREQAAQRTAPPSAPRVSSASKLPPQLDKFIAGKDSPDFSAVFKQWSLVLQGVKEEKVTVHAWFVDGEPVAVMEDAVLVAFKNTIHRDTTEKPANRQVIENVMNAKLGKPYRLVTMMMRDWNEAATKSAASAGTEELRLEHEHESSEGKSEPWIDEAIQLFGEDLVVIKE